A single region of the Aeromicrobium chenweiae genome encodes:
- a CDS encoding alpha/beta hydrolase, translating into MTRARTTLVVTIVLALLVGIAVYAAIATRDDSTFSAPKPVDAPAPQGLERFYDQKVDWTSCDGARCAWVTVPIDYAKPDGDTTRIRVKVHPGKNAKRSLFVNPGGPGGSAIDFSDRMVSEFGPNVRDMYDIVGVDPRGVGESSPLKCLPPTQFDAFVATDPDPDDDAEVTALRESSETMGAACLKNSGPLAAHVSTVEVARDMDVVRALLGRSKLDWFGASYGTQLGAVYAELFPDTVGRMVLDGAVDPTLDAVESSFAQTTGFQRALEAYAKDCVKKSDCPIGDDAEAGMAKIADLLKQLDENPLKLRDGRQLTEGNAFYGVAVTLYDQETWTYLTQALRAAFAGDGSVLMILSDTYFDRQQDGSYATNGGQVIYAVNCLDAGGKGLSVAETKAQLPRFEKASPVFGSALGWGALGCSDWPIKAANPLPDIDAKGAPPILVVGTTRDPATPYESAQALASQLDSGVLLTREGDGHTAYVSGNRCIVEAVDTYLVKGTPPKDGTVCKES; encoded by the coding sequence GTGACCCGTGCGCGTACGACCCTCGTGGTCACGATCGTCCTCGCCCTCCTGGTCGGCATCGCGGTCTACGCCGCGATCGCCACCCGGGACGACTCCACGTTCTCCGCCCCGAAGCCGGTCGACGCGCCGGCGCCCCAGGGCCTCGAGCGGTTCTACGACCAGAAGGTCGACTGGACCTCGTGCGACGGAGCCCGCTGCGCGTGGGTCACGGTGCCGATCGACTACGCCAAGCCCGACGGCGACACGACCCGCATCCGGGTCAAGGTGCATCCGGGCAAGAACGCCAAGCGCTCCCTGTTCGTCAACCCCGGCGGCCCGGGCGGCTCGGCGATCGACTTCTCCGACCGCATGGTCAGCGAGTTCGGGCCCAACGTCCGCGACATGTACGACATCGTGGGCGTCGACCCCCGCGGCGTGGGTGAGAGCTCGCCGCTGAAGTGCCTGCCGCCCACGCAGTTCGACGCGTTCGTCGCGACCGATCCCGACCCCGACGACGACGCCGAGGTCACGGCGCTCCGCGAGAGCTCGGAGACCATGGGCGCGGCCTGCCTGAAGAACTCCGGACCCCTCGCGGCGCACGTCTCGACTGTCGAGGTGGCCCGCGACATGGACGTCGTCCGGGCGCTGCTCGGCCGCAGCAAGCTCGACTGGTTCGGCGCGTCCTACGGCACCCAGCTCGGCGCTGTCTACGCCGAGCTGTTTCCCGACACCGTCGGCCGCATGGTCCTCGACGGTGCGGTCGACCCCACCCTCGACGCGGTCGAGAGCAGCTTCGCCCAGACCACCGGCTTCCAGCGCGCCCTCGAGGCGTACGCGAAGGACTGCGTGAAGAAGTCCGACTGCCCGATCGGCGACGACGCCGAGGCCGGCATGGCCAAGATCGCCGACCTGTTGAAGCAGCTCGACGAGAACCCGCTCAAGCTCCGTGACGGCCGCCAGCTCACCGAGGGCAATGCGTTCTACGGCGTCGCGGTCACGCTGTACGACCAGGAGACCTGGACCTACCTCACCCAGGCGCTGCGCGCGGCGTTCGCGGGCGACGGCTCGGTCCTGATGATCCTGTCCGACACCTACTTCGACCGCCAGCAGGACGGTTCCTACGCCACCAACGGCGGCCAGGTCATCTACGCCGTGAACTGTCTCGATGCGGGCGGCAAGGGCCTGTCGGTCGCGGAGACGAAGGCCCAGCTGCCGCGCTTCGAGAAGGCGTCACCGGTCTTCGGGTCCGCGCTCGGCTGGGGCGCACTGGGCTGCAGCGACTGGCCGATCAAGGCGGCCAACCCGCTGCCGGACATCGACGCGAAGGGCGCTCCGCCGATCCTCGTGGTCGGCACGACCCGCGACCCCGCCACGCCCTACGAGTCCGCCCAGGCGCTGGCCTCGCAGCTCGACTCCGGCGTGCTGCTGACGCGCGAGGGCGACGGTCACACGGCGTACGTGTCGGGCAACCGGTGCATCGTCGAGGCTGTCGACACGTACCTCGTCAAGGGCACGCCGCCCAAGGACGGCACGGTCTGCAAGGAGTCCTGA
- a CDS encoding chorismate mutase produces the protein MTDTTQAELDEIRASIDNIDAALIHVLAERFKYTKRVGRLKAEHDLPPSDPAREERQIARLRTLAIDADLDPAFAEKFLNFIIAEVIRHHESART, from the coding sequence GTGACCGACACGACGCAGGCAGAGCTCGACGAGATCCGCGCGAGCATCGACAACATCGACGCCGCCCTCATCCACGTGCTGGCCGAGCGGTTCAAGTACACCAAGCGCGTCGGTCGTCTGAAGGCCGAGCACGACCTCCCGCCGTCCGATCCGGCCCGCGAGGAGCGTCAGATCGCGCGGCTGCGGACCCTGGCGATCGACGCCGACCTGGACCCCGCGTTCGCCGAGAAGTTCCTCAACTTCATCATCGCGGAGGTCATCCGCCACCACGAGAGCGCGCGCACCTAG
- a CDS encoding TetR/AcrR family transcriptional regulator, whose product MAKSSRSETAKHRREIIGAASRLLREQGDSAISVQKVMGEVGLTHGGFYKHFSSKDELMNLAAEEAFSELIGVMQDVLESSTNKNDAWDNLVRAYLSREHREDRAGGCANTALATESARAGDGSAIRNAYIHGLAQTLEALKPFQDEASTAESEQERLQSLLILVGALTLSRATAGTELSDRVSSAAKALLLGS is encoded by the coding sequence ATGGCCAAGTCATCTCGTAGTGAGACTGCAAAGCACCGGCGAGAGATCATCGGTGCCGCCTCGCGGCTCCTTCGGGAGCAAGGGGACTCGGCGATCAGCGTTCAGAAGGTGATGGGCGAGGTCGGATTGACGCACGGCGGCTTCTACAAGCACTTCTCGTCGAAGGATGAGCTGATGAACCTCGCCGCAGAGGAAGCCTTCTCCGAGCTCATCGGCGTCATGCAGGATGTCCTGGAATCGTCGACGAACAAGAATGACGCCTGGGACAACCTCGTCCGGGCCTATCTCTCACGCGAGCACCGCGAGGACCGGGCGGGGGGATGTGCGAACACAGCTCTGGCCACGGAGTCGGCCCGCGCCGGCGACGGAAGCGCGATCCGCAACGCCTACATCCACGGGCTCGCCCAGACTCTGGAGGCGCTCAAGCCGTTCCAGGACGAAGCAAGCACGGCAGAATCGGAGCAGGAACGACTCCAGTCCCTGCTCATCCTCGTCGGAGCGCTCACCTTGTCCAGAGCCACCGCCGGAACAGAACTCTCAGACCGCGTGTCTTCCGCAGCGAAGGCACTGCTGCTCGGCTCGTAG
- a CDS encoding DUF1330 domain-containing protein codes for MSTYLINHLRIPGGVPNEQGLTYLEQVEATVVPFGGRWLAQGAPDVVKEGSWDGAVVLMEFPDRDAAEGWYASEAYQHILPLRVGSSISDLVFIDQLPDEFTVKGFAGDVRAALNAAAA; via the coding sequence ATGTCGACATATCTCATCAACCACCTCCGCATCCCCGGTGGCGTTCCGAACGAGCAGGGGCTGACTTACCTCGAGCAGGTCGAGGCAACCGTCGTTCCCTTCGGCGGCCGCTGGCTCGCTCAGGGGGCGCCGGACGTCGTCAAGGAGGGCAGCTGGGACGGCGCCGTCGTCCTCATGGAGTTCCCCGATCGTGACGCGGCGGAGGGGTGGTACGCCTCAGAGGCGTACCAGCACATCCTGCCGCTGCGGGTCGGGAGCTCCATCTCGGACCTCGTCTTCATCGACCAGCTCCCTGACGAGTTCACCGTCAAGGGCTTCGCCGGCGATGTCCGCGCGGCGCTCAACGCCGCGGCCGCGTAG
- a CDS encoding Rrf2 family transcriptional regulator, with amino-acid sequence MSANSRLTLAIHSLEWIELHARQGKGPATSDGIAGSAKTNPVVIRRLLSRLRDAGLVVSRRGANAGWALTRPAEDITVADVRRALDDGPLFGLHSSPPSENCPIGRSIRPTLTEVYREAERAADEQLATVTLAASLDATLAASNYTVANPATP; translated from the coding sequence GTGAGCGCGAACTCCCGATTGACACTCGCAATCCACTCGCTGGAATGGATCGAGCTCCACGCCCGACAAGGCAAGGGCCCGGCGACGTCAGACGGCATCGCGGGCAGCGCGAAGACGAACCCCGTGGTCATCCGTAGGCTGCTGAGTCGACTCAGGGATGCAGGACTGGTCGTGTCACGGCGCGGTGCGAACGCTGGTTGGGCGCTCACCCGCCCCGCCGAGGACATCACCGTTGCCGACGTGCGGCGCGCCCTCGATGACGGGCCGTTGTTCGGCTTGCACTCCTCGCCACCGTCCGAGAACTGCCCGATCGGCCGCAGCATCAGGCCCACTCTCACCGAGGTCTACCGCGAAGCAGAGCGCGCAGCCGACGAACAGCTGGCCACAGTCACACTCGCGGCATCTTTGGATGCGACGCTCGCGGCGTCCAACTACACCGTGGCAAACCCCGCTACGCCCTGA
- a CDS encoding MBL fold metallo-hydrolase, with amino-acid sequence MTSDLHYEVKTERRDGVTRDLPEGDNDLRWVANSSTLIWGERDAVLVDTFTTVEQNERLIEWVRAHDRNLAAVYLTHGHGDHAFGIGALRAAFPDARILATEGTIAELRVQAEPAYLAGFWEKLFPGQIPPVEFPEALDSDRFDLEGNELRVIEAGHTDVEGSTCLWVPGLGLIVGGDVVYNATYAYLVETTPETRQNWITALPRLKELHPRFVVSGHKQPQNGDSPADIDATITYLRDVDEIAGTSADALDFYRQLLVKQPGRTNVGSAWGAAKLIKGAPTAGQIA; translated from the coding sequence ATGACGAGCGACCTGCACTACGAAGTGAAGACCGAACGCCGCGACGGCGTCACCCGAGATCTGCCGGAAGGCGACAACGACCTACGTTGGGTGGCGAACAGCTCCACGCTGATCTGGGGCGAGCGCGACGCGGTCCTGGTCGACACCTTCACAACGGTCGAGCAAAACGAACGCCTCATTGAGTGGGTCCGCGCGCACGACAGAAACCTCGCGGCGGTGTATCTCACGCACGGTCACGGTGACCACGCGTTCGGCATCGGGGCGTTGCGCGCTGCGTTCCCGGATGCTCGCATCCTGGCCACGGAGGGAACGATCGCCGAATTGCGCGTCCAGGCGGAGCCTGCGTACCTCGCCGGGTTCTGGGAAAAACTGTTCCCTGGCCAGATTCCTCCGGTCGAGTTCCCGGAAGCCCTGGACAGCGATCGCTTCGACCTCGAGGGTAACGAGCTGAGGGTGATCGAGGCGGGCCACACCGACGTAGAGGGAAGTACCTGCCTGTGGGTGCCCGGCCTCGGCTTGATCGTTGGCGGCGACGTGGTCTACAACGCCACGTATGCCTACCTTGTCGAGACGACCCCGGAGACTCGGCAGAACTGGATCACCGCGTTGCCACGGCTGAAGGAGCTCCACCCGCGGTTCGTGGTCAGCGGACACAAGCAGCCGCAGAACGGCGATTCCCCGGCCGATATCGACGCGACCATCACGTATCTTCGGGACGTGGACGAGATAGCAGGGACCTCGGCAGATGCCCTCGACTTCTACCGGCAGCTGCTCGTCAAGCAGCCGGGACGAACGAACGTCGGTTCAGCGTGGGGCGCGGCGAAACTCATCAAAGGGGCGCCGACCGCCGGACAGATCGCGTGA
- a CDS encoding Cmx/CmrA family chloramphenicol efflux MFS transporter → MTRTRKAEETVGSVRLPAVVWLVSLGIFLLGTSEFMLAGLLPQMAADLDVGLPQAGLLVSAFALGMVVGAPTMTVVTMRLPRRTTLVVALVVFAISHVIAAVTSDFPLLLVVRVTAAFATGAYWAVGAVVVTQAVPRTHQAKALGVLVGGLTVANVAGVPLGSYAGSQLGWRGPFWALAGLSLALAVAVSLQVPQQSEKTSPSLGDEVRALRRPRLWAVYATAAFAQGAVFAAFNYVSPLLTERSGLPEAVVPAVLIGFGIGAFVGTVLGGQFGDARPTATPLTAITVTVAVLALLGFGPGTPWLVVPLVVVLGTSAFVVAPVLTSQALHLAGQAPTLASSLSVSAFNVGNMIGPLLGGLALSTGLGVRGPAVAGTALAAAALAIVAATALSRRGAAEDTGAR, encoded by the coding sequence GTGACCCGAACACGCAAGGCGGAGGAAACGGTCGGGAGCGTCCGGCTGCCCGCCGTGGTGTGGCTGGTCTCGCTCGGCATCTTCCTTCTCGGTACGAGCGAGTTCATGCTCGCCGGGCTCCTGCCCCAGATGGCGGCCGACCTCGACGTCGGGTTGCCGCAGGCCGGTCTGCTCGTCTCCGCGTTCGCGCTGGGCATGGTGGTGGGAGCGCCGACGATGACCGTCGTGACCATGCGGCTCCCTCGTCGCACCACCCTGGTCGTCGCGCTGGTGGTGTTCGCGATCAGTCACGTCATTGCCGCGGTGACCTCTGACTTCCCCCTGCTGCTGGTGGTGCGGGTGACCGCTGCGTTCGCCACCGGCGCCTACTGGGCGGTGGGAGCGGTAGTAGTGACCCAGGCGGTGCCTCGCACGCATCAGGCCAAGGCGCTCGGCGTCTTGGTGGGCGGCCTGACCGTCGCGAACGTCGCGGGCGTCCCCCTGGGCTCCTATGCAGGCTCACAGCTGGGATGGCGTGGGCCGTTCTGGGCGCTCGCCGGGCTGTCGCTCGCCCTGGCCGTGGCGGTCTCTCTCCAGGTGCCCCAGCAGTCCGAGAAGACGTCGCCGTCGCTGGGCGATGAGGTGCGCGCTCTTCGCCGGCCCCGCTTGTGGGCGGTCTACGCGACGGCCGCCTTCGCCCAGGGGGCGGTCTTCGCGGCCTTCAACTACGTGTCTCCCTTGCTGACCGAGCGCAGCGGGCTACCGGAAGCAGTAGTGCCGGCGGTCCTGATCGGATTCGGGATCGGCGCGTTCGTCGGCACGGTGCTCGGTGGCCAATTCGGCGATGCCCGGCCCACGGCCACACCACTGACGGCGATCACTGTCACAGTCGCCGTTCTGGCGCTGCTGGGCTTCGGTCCCGGCACGCCTTGGCTCGTCGTCCCTCTGGTGGTCGTCCTCGGCACCAGCGCCTTCGTCGTCGCGCCTGTTCTCACGTCCCAGGCCCTGCACCTCGCCGGGCAGGCACCGACCCTCGCGTCGTCGTTGAGCGTGTCGGCGTTCAACGTCGGCAACATGATCGGGCCACTGCTCGGCGGGCTGGCGTTGTCCACGGGGTTGGGGGTGCGCGGGCCGGCGGTCGCCGGAACGGCCCTGGCGGCCGCGGCGCTCGCGATCGTCGCTGCCACCGCGCTGAGCCGGCGAGGAGCCGCTGAAGACACAGGAGCTCGCTGA
- a CDS encoding enoyl-CoA hydratase/isomerase family protein, producing MTEQSLPSLHLNRQDGVLWVSIDVAPVNLMTAQLLLDLDAVAASAENDPDLHVIVVQSANPEFFLAHGDLSFVEDPATYAALPIAEETLVGTGPMMRLHERWRRLPQTTIAKVAGLARGGGSELASSLDLRFAALETAAFSQFETLIGIVPGSGATAHLPRLVGRARALEIVLTGGLVDAATAERWGWVNRALPAAELDDYVEWVAMTIATLPAGVRAAATEAVDAAGGPLEDALRAEDRLLGETFTPASGELARAALAAGVHTREVELNLEEVLRANLAR from the coding sequence ATGACCGAACAGTCCCTGCCCAGCCTTCATCTCAACCGCCAGGACGGAGTGCTCTGGGTCTCGATCGATGTTGCGCCCGTCAACCTGATGACAGCTCAGCTGTTGCTCGACCTGGACGCTGTCGCTGCATCGGCCGAGAACGATCCCGATCTGCACGTCATCGTGGTCCAGAGCGCCAATCCGGAGTTCTTCCTGGCACACGGCGACCTGTCATTCGTGGAGGACCCCGCGACGTACGCCGCCCTGCCGATCGCCGAGGAGACGCTTGTCGGAACGGGCCCGATGATGCGGCTCCACGAACGCTGGCGGCGTCTGCCTCAGACCACCATCGCCAAAGTGGCAGGACTCGCTCGTGGCGGTGGTTCCGAGCTGGCTTCCAGCCTGGATCTGCGCTTCGCGGCCCTGGAGACAGCGGCGTTCAGCCAGTTCGAGACGCTGATCGGCATCGTTCCCGGATCTGGTGCAACTGCCCACCTGCCCCGCCTGGTGGGGCGCGCTCGCGCCCTCGAGATCGTGCTGACAGGCGGGCTCGTCGACGCGGCGACTGCCGAGCGTTGGGGATGGGTGAACCGAGCTCTGCCCGCCGCAGAGCTGGACGACTATGTCGAGTGGGTCGCCATGACCATCGCGACTCTGCCCGCCGGTGTCCGCGCCGCGGCCACCGAAGCAGTCGACGCGGCAGGCGGCCCGCTCGAGGACGCACTGCGCGCGGAAGACCGCCTGCTCGGCGAGACGTTCACGCCGGCGTCCGGAGAGCTTGCTCGGGCAGCCCTCGCAGCCGGGGTTCACACGCGCGAGGTCGAGCTGAACCTCGAAGAGGTCCTGCGCGCAAACCTCGCCCGGTGA
- a CDS encoding winged helix-turn-helix transcriptional regulator — MTGTSTKPGIPDERVGREPIARPQCELLDQLMDKWGQMLLGALCQQPRRFNELKRELDGITQKSLAQTLRRWERNGLVERRVLNQRPVAVEYRITPLGRSLEEPFLILRAWTADHLDEVERHRAAFDDNGDAL; from the coding sequence ATGACAGGTACTTCAACGAAACCTGGTATCCCCGATGAGCGGGTCGGTCGCGAGCCCATCGCCCGCCCGCAGTGCGAGCTGCTGGATCAGCTGATGGACAAGTGGGGTCAGATGCTGCTGGGCGCGTTGTGCCAGCAGCCGCGACGCTTCAACGAGCTCAAGAGAGAGCTCGACGGGATCACTCAGAAATCCCTCGCGCAGACGCTGCGACGATGGGAGCGCAACGGCCTGGTCGAGCGCCGGGTGCTGAACCAACGCCCCGTTGCTGTGGAGTACCGGATCACCCCGCTGGGTCGCTCGCTCGAGGAGCCCTTCTTGATCCTGCGCGCCTGGACCGCCGATCACCTCGACGAAGTCGAACGACACAGGGCTGCATTCGACGACAACGGGGACGCTCTCTAG
- a CDS encoding NAD(P)/FAD-dependent oxidoreductase, protein MKVPVAADVVVIGGGVMGLSTAYHLARAGVERVVLLERGALGEGSTCKAAGGVRALFSDEINIRLGQHSLETFERFGAEFDQEIDLHQVGYLLLASDDDSLAAFERNADLMTALGLEAHTVDVAEAARLSPLISTDGLVGGLYSPRDGHCTPEAVVLGYARAARRAGVTILTGTAATGIDVEDSAVTAVRTDAGVISTPSVVCAAGAWSREVAAWAGEMLPIEPLRRQIVVTEPVEGLDPGTPFTIDFSSSFYFHGEGRGLLMGAPERSDAWGFDQSRDPDWLEDLAECMERRVPSLADIGLQSGWAGLYEMTPDHNAVIGRSDVVKGFLYAAGFSGHGFLMGPAVGEVMRDLHLGRTPFVDVSPLHASRFPAGAGRPELNIV, encoded by the coding sequence ATGAAGGTGCCCGTCGCGGCGGACGTCGTGGTGATCGGCGGCGGCGTGATGGGGCTCAGCACCGCGTACCACCTGGCGCGAGCCGGCGTCGAGCGTGTCGTTCTGCTCGAGCGGGGTGCTCTGGGGGAGGGCTCGACGTGCAAGGCCGCCGGTGGCGTGCGGGCGTTGTTCTCCGACGAGATCAACATCCGGCTTGGACAGCACAGTCTCGAGACCTTCGAGCGGTTCGGTGCCGAGTTCGACCAGGAGATCGACCTGCACCAGGTGGGCTACCTGCTGCTGGCCTCGGACGACGACTCGTTGGCCGCGTTCGAGCGCAACGCCGACCTGATGACAGCTCTTGGTCTCGAGGCGCACACGGTGGACGTGGCCGAGGCCGCCCGGTTGTCGCCGCTGATCTCGACCGACGGACTCGTGGGCGGGCTGTACTCCCCGCGAGACGGGCACTGCACCCCCGAGGCCGTGGTGCTCGGGTACGCCCGCGCCGCCCGCCGCGCCGGCGTCACGATCCTCACCGGCACGGCGGCGACCGGCATCGACGTCGAGGACTCAGCAGTCACTGCGGTGCGCACGGACGCAGGTGTCATCTCCACGCCTTCGGTCGTCTGTGCTGCCGGCGCCTGGTCGAGGGAGGTCGCGGCGTGGGCCGGCGAGATGCTGCCGATCGAGCCGCTGCGCCGGCAGATCGTCGTCACGGAGCCGGTGGAGGGCCTCGATCCCGGGACGCCGTTCACGATCGACTTCTCGTCGTCGTTCTACTTCCACGGTGAGGGTCGCGGCCTGCTCATGGGCGCGCCCGAGCGCAGCGACGCGTGGGGGTTCGACCAGTCGCGCGACCCGGACTGGCTCGAGGACCTCGCGGAGTGCATGGAACGTCGCGTGCCGTCGCTGGCCGACATCGGGCTCCAGAGCGGATGGGCCGGGCTCTACGAGATGACCCCGGACCACAACGCGGTGATCGGGAGGTCGGACGTCGTCAAGGGTTTCCTGTACGCAGCGGGCTTCTCCGGGCACGGGTTCCTGATGGGGCCGGCCGTCGGCGAGGTCATGAGAGACCTCCACCTCGGGCGGACGCCGTTCGTCGACGTCTCGCCGCTGCACGCCTCGAGGTTCCCGGCCGGTGCCGGACGCCCCGAGCTGAACATCGTCTGA
- a CDS encoding DUF6458 family protein, with the protein MYFGGSIALIAIGAIFAFAVEDRIDGVDLTTVGYICMAAGALGIILSLIVSGQRSRGARRDELPPR; encoded by the coding sequence ATGTATTTCGGTGGATCCATCGCTCTCATCGCGATCGGCGCGATTTTCGCGTTCGCGGTCGAGGACCGTATCGACGGCGTCGACCTGACGACCGTCGGCTACATCTGCATGGCTGCTGGTGCTCTGGGCATCATCCTCAGCCTCATCGTCAGCGGCCAGCGCTCGCGCGGCGCCCGCCGCGACGAGCTCCCGCCCCGCTGA
- a CDS encoding GPGG-motif small membrane protein, whose product MGFLLWIVAVALVIYGIISLFNGSILLGIILIILGCAVGPGGWSIFNRRGSRA is encoded by the coding sequence ATGGGATTTCTGCTCTGGATCGTCGCTGTTGCTCTCGTCATCTACGGGATCATCTCGCTGTTCAACGGGAGCATCCTGCTCGGCATCATCCTGATCATCCTGGGCTGCGCCGTGGGCCCGGGCGGTTGGAGCATCTTCAACCGTCGCGGATCGCGCGCCTGA
- a CDS encoding serine/threonine protein kinase, with amino-acid sequence MNEILNERYELGDVIGSGGMGAVYRATDLRLGRVVAIKILRGGVLADEVARSRMRSEASLAASINHPGVAQVFDFEEDRSANGGLSFIVMELIEGQSLSQILREQGVLPAEQVLSVIKEVAEGLDAAHRVGVVHRDLKPSNVMLTASGRAVLVDFGIAQTLASDPVTDTGVMVGTVEYMSPEQARGRPATSQSDLYALGVVAYRCLTGTSPFRRDSQIATALAHLHDDLPTPPSTVPVEVDQLIRSLTTKEPASRPPDAAAVALEAGRIRSVVLSQAFLGFRSLWPPDPAVPNVVGMEESQAKAEIREAGMDVSMHRVDVPGEVAGHVVDQKPEGGRPGWEADPVTLSVVSGKVRVSPETVIGTTYAEASAALHELGFEVRRNNVVQTDNIGVVVAIDKSGRIPIGSTITLSVALPPHVTLTSSEEPTAPGSPKSHKGDARPWKKGRDRSKGKKAKE; translated from the coding sequence ATGAACGAGATCCTCAACGAGCGATATGAGCTCGGGGATGTGATCGGCTCGGGCGGCATGGGAGCCGTCTACCGGGCCACCGACCTGCGCCTGGGGCGCGTCGTGGCCATCAAGATCCTGCGGGGCGGCGTGCTGGCCGACGAGGTCGCCCGCTCCAGGATGCGCAGCGAAGCAAGTCTCGCCGCATCCATCAACCACCCTGGCGTCGCCCAGGTGTTCGACTTCGAAGAGGACCGCTCCGCGAACGGAGGCCTGTCCTTCATCGTCATGGAGCTCATCGAGGGACAGAGCCTGTCCCAGATCCTGCGTGAGCAGGGCGTCCTCCCCGCCGAGCAGGTGCTGTCGGTGATCAAGGAGGTCGCCGAAGGTCTCGACGCCGCCCACCGCGTCGGTGTCGTGCACCGGGACCTGAAGCCGTCGAACGTCATGCTGACGGCGTCGGGCCGCGCCGTGCTCGTGGACTTCGGCATCGCACAGACCCTCGCGAGCGACCCGGTGACCGACACCGGTGTCATGGTCGGCACCGTCGAGTACATGAGCCCCGAGCAGGCCAGGGGGCGACCCGCGACGTCGCAGTCCGACCTCTACGCGCTGGGCGTCGTCGCGTACCGGTGCCTGACCGGAACCTCGCCGTTCCGGCGGGACTCACAGATCGCCACCGCACTCGCCCACCTTCACGACGACCTCCCGACGCCGCCCTCCACGGTGCCGGTCGAGGTCGACCAGCTCATCCGCTCGCTGACGACCAAGGAGCCCGCGAGCCGACCACCCGACGCGGCGGCGGTCGCCCTCGAGGCCGGCCGGATCCGCTCCGTCGTGCTGAGTCAGGCCTTTCTCGGCTTCAGGAGCCTGTGGCCACCCGACCCCGCGGTGCCCAATGTCGTCGGCATGGAGGAGTCGCAGGCGAAGGCTGAGATCCGGGAGGCCGGCATGGACGTCAGCATGCACCGCGTCGACGTGCCCGGAGAGGTGGCCGGGCACGTCGTCGACCAGAAGCCCGAGGGCGGCCGGCCGGGCTGGGAGGCGGACCCGGTGACGCTCTCGGTCGTCTCGGGCAAGGTGCGCGTCTCCCCGGAGACGGTGATCGGCACGACGTACGCCGAGGCGTCTGCGGCCCTCCACGAGCTCGGCTTCGAGGTCAGGCGCAACAACGTCGTGCAGACCGACAACATCGGTGTCGTCGTGGCGATCGACAAGTCTGGCCGGATCCCCATCGGCTCCACCATCACCCTGTCGGTGGCGTTGCCGCCCCACGTGACCCTGACCTCGTCCGAGGAGCCGACCGCCCCCGGCTCCCCGAAGAGCCACAAGGGCGACGCCCGGCCGTGGAAGAAGGGCCGCGACCGGTCGAAGGGGAAGAAGGCGAAGGAGTAG
- a CDS encoding ArsR/SmtB family transcription factor → MATSGADGPIDLSACCAPLASEAMSAEDAVTLSARFKALGDPTRVRLLSMVAAHDGAEACVCDLTGPVGLSQPTVSHHLKILVDAGLLSRTKRGIWSYYAVVPGSLEDLAATLVAGAPARV, encoded by the coding sequence ATGGCAACCTCCGGGGCAGACGGCCCGATCGACCTCAGCGCCTGCTGTGCGCCACTCGCCAGCGAGGCGATGTCCGCCGAGGACGCCGTCACGCTCTCGGCAAGGTTCAAGGCGCTCGGGGACCCCACGCGCGTACGACTGCTGTCGATGGTCGCCGCCCACGACGGCGCCGAGGCCTGCGTGTGCGACCTCACCGGGCCGGTGGGGCTCAGCCAGCCGACCGTGAGCCACCACCTCAAGATCCTCGTCGACGCCGGGCTGCTCAGCCGCACCAAGCGCGGCATCTGGAGCTACTACGCCGTCGTGCCCGGCTCGCTCGAGGACCTCGCCGCCACCCTCGTGGCCGGCGCGCCCGCACGGGTCTGA